Proteins encoded by one window of Girardinichthys multiradiatus isolate DD_20200921_A chromosome 14, DD_fGirMul_XY1, whole genome shotgun sequence:
- the zgc:194655 gene encoding NEDD8, with translation MGKIYQVVVHGVRGEKILIDLCNTEEQMKKMTVLQLKEKIAERLPQTAGEDNLRLIFADKQLEGDNSLLSEYGIQQMSVIHLVIKVPGGLTA, from the exons ATGGGAAAAATCTACCAGGTCGTGGTTCATGGGGTGAGAGGGGAGAAGATTTTGATCGACCTCTGCAACACCGAGGAGCAGATGAAGAAAATGACGGTGCTGCAGCTGAAGGAAAAGATCGCTGAGAGGCTCCCTCAGACCGCag gagAGGACAACCTGCGGCTGATCTTTGCGGACAAACAGCTGGAAGGAGACAATTCGCTGCTGTCTGAGTATGGAATCCAGCAGATGTCCGTCATCCACCTGGTGATCAAGGTCCCTGGAGGACTGACAGCGTAA
- the LOC124880981 gene encoding probable E3 ubiquitin-protein ligase ARI5 — MSRPGQDDKSYDRRDTTLKFVNRPDDLDPMPPEEGDQGLRAEMSCGHAVTPQSLTGWCRSLLDQGQYKFKCPALQDGTLQQCGALWSYEEVRRLAVLTAEEMQHFEENMARLAAAEYCDFKTCPGCKSYIEREELTNLCVQCLVCVEDQKKEFQFCWQCLKPWKGPAPRSDRCDNDGCINHDLELLRTCKTTSLPQVEGVDACPSIRACPTCGHKVEHDKTGCKNIICPRCQVEFCFVCLKLTPECLKTSSYFIPCRDGVAPRQTAIPVWHRN, encoded by the exons ATGAGCAGACCGGGTCAGGACGACAAAAGTTACGACCGAAGAGACACGACGCTGAAATTCGTCAACAGACCTGATGATCTGGATCCGATGC CCCCTGAGGAAGGAGACCAGGGTCTCCGAGCGGAAATGTCCTGCGGTCATGCTGTCACTCCGCAGTCTCTGACTGGGTGGTGTCGCAGCCTGCTGGATCAG GGCCAGTACAAATTTAAGTGCCCAGCTCTACAGGATGGCACTCTGCAGCAGTGTGGTGCTCTGTGGTCTTATGAGGAAGTGCGCCGTCTGGCCGTCCTGACCGCTGAAGAAATGCAGCACTTTGAAGAGAACATGGCCCGTCTGGCAGCTGCAGAGTACTGTGATTTTAAAACA TGCCCAGGCTGTAAGTCCTACATTGAGAGAGAGGAGCTGACTAACCTCTGCGTACAGTGCTTGGTGTGCGTTGAAGATCAGAAGAAAGAGTTCCAGTTCTGCTGGCAGTGTTTGAAGCCTTGGAAAGGTCCAGCTCCTCGCTCTGATCGCTGTGACAATGATGGCTGCATCAACCATGACCTGGAACTGCTCAGGACCTGCAAAACCACCTCCCTTCCTCAGGTGGAGGGGGTTGATGCCTGTCCGTCCATCCGGGCCTGTCCCACCTGTGGACATAAGGTGGAGCACGACAAGACGGGCTGCAAGAACATCATCTGTCCTCGCTGCCAGGTGGAGTTCTGCTTTGTGTGCCTGAAGCTCACTCCTGAGTGTCTGAAGACCAGTTCCTACTTCATCCCCTGCCGTGATGGTGTGGCTCCCAGACAGACAGCCATACCTGTGTGGCACAGAAACTaa